DNA from Aliarcobacter butzleri:
AAAAAGTTGAAGAAGAAATAGTAGAGAATAAAGAACCACAACAAAGTTCTATTCAAGATAGAAGAAATGCTTTAAAGGAAGTTTTTAAATAGACTTTTTATAAAGCAGTAAAAAGAAAAAATATGCACCTAAAAAGCTTAATGGTGCATATACATAGTTTTGTATTAAATCGTTAGCAAATAAATAAGCGACAAAATTTAAAAGAAATATAAATATCATAATCTTTAATAAACTATCCAAATATTTTTCCAAAGAATCAATTTTAATAATCTCTAATTTTGTTAAAACTACAACTAGAAAAAATAGATTAATGATTATCGAAAAAAAAGATAATTCAAAGTTTTTATTTTCTACTATATTTAGTGATTGTATGGCTATTGAGCCAATAATAATAGCTATTGAACCGTACCTTGCAAGGAACTCTAAATCAAGAAACTTTTTTAAACAACATTTTGATTTTGGCCAGAGAATTCTTCTTTTTTCTTTCATGTTTACTATTGTTGTCCATTATCTTTCATGTTGTTAAATATTGTTTCTAAATCAACATCGCCTTCTTCAACTTTTTGCATTGTTTGTAACTCAAATACAACAACTCTTTTGTCTTTTAAATTACCAGATTTATTTGAACCATAACCACTTGAATACAATCTATTACTTGGAATATTATATTTTAGAAGTTCTCTAATAACGTTATTTGCACGTGCTGTTGATAAATCTAAAGCATCTTTGTATCTTGATTTATTAACTTCGCTATCTTCTGCATATCCTTTTACATTTATTTCTGTGTCACTTGGCATTGCAGAAATAAGTTGTGCTAATTTTTTTAGAAAATCTGCTGAATCTGCACCAGATAATTCTGCTTTACCTGATTCAAAAATTAAATGAGCAGGAACACTCATAAAAGTTCCATCAGATAATTCTAGTAAGTTTCCACCTTTTGCATTTTTATTTTCTAATTCATTTTGTTTAGTAAGTGGTTGAACTACAGGTTTTCGTCCTTCATCAGGTTCATTTGTAGGATCAGTTGTCATTGATTTTTCTGTTTCTTCTTGCTCTTTTATAGTGTCTGAAGCTGCAAAATTATATATCT
Protein-coding regions in this window:
- the motB gene encoding flagellar motor protein MotB, translated to MAKKKCKCECPAGEKWAVPYADFLSLLLALFIALYALASINVEKQKALKEEFMKIYNFAASDTIKEQEETEKSMTTDPTNEPDEGRKPVVQPLTKQNELENKNAKGGNLLELSDGTFMSVPAHLIFESGKAELSGADSADFLKKLAQLISAMPSDTEINVKGYAEDSEVNKSRYKDALDLSTARANNVIRELLKYNIPSNRLYSSGYGSNKSGNLKDKRVVVFELQTMQKVEEGDVDLETIFNNMKDNGQQ